In Harpia harpyja isolate bHarHar1 chromosome Z, bHarHar1 primary haplotype, whole genome shotgun sequence, a single window of DNA contains:
- the MITF gene encoding microphthalmia-associated transcription factor isoform X10, giving the protein MLEMLEYNHYQVQTHLENPTKYHIQQAQRQQVKQYLSTTLANKHANQALSLPCPNQPGDHVMPPGTGSSAPNSPMAMLTLNSNCEKEGFYKFEEQSRVESECPALNTHSRASCMQMDDVIDDIISLESSYNEEILGLMDPALQMANTLPVSGNLIDLYGNQSMPPPGLNISNSCPANLPNIKRELTACIFPTESEARALAKERQKKDNHNLIERRRRFNINDRIKELGTLIPKSNDPDMRWNKGTILKASVDYIRKLQREQQRTKELENRQKKLEHANRHLLLRIQELEMQARAHGLSLVPSTGLCSPDIVNRVIKQEPVLDNCNQDIMPHHTDLSCTTTLDLTDGTITFSDNLGNVTEPTGTYSVPAKMGSKLEDILMDDTLSPVGVTDPLLSSVSPGASKTSSRRSSVSMEDTDHAC; this is encoded by the exons ATGCTGGAAATGCTTGAGTATAATCATTATCAG GTGCAGACTCACCTTGAGAATCCAACGAAGTACCATATTCAGCAAGCCCAGCGGCAGCAGGTAAAGCAGTACCTCTCTACCACTCTAGCAAATAAACATGCCAACCAAGCCCTGAGCTTGCCATGTCCAAACCAGCCCGGTGATCATGTCATGCCGCCTGGAACTGGAAGCAGCGCGCCCAACAGTCCAATGGCTATGCTTACCCTTAACTCCAACTGTGAAAAAGAG ggATTTTATAAATTTGAAGAGCAAAGCAGGGTTGAGAGTGAGTGCCCGGCTCTGAATACACACTCACGAGCATCATGCATGCAG ATGGATGATGTGATCGATGACATAATTAGTCTGGAGTCAAGTTACAATGAAGAAATCCTTGGCTTGATGGACCCAGCCCTGCAAATGGCAAATACG TTGCCTGTGTCTGGCAATTTGATTGACCTTTATGGCAACCAAAGCATGCCTCCTCCAGGACTAAACATCAGCAACTCATGTCCAGCTAATCTTCCTAATATAAAAAGGGAGCTCACAG CATGTATTTTTCCTACAGAGTCAGAAGCGAGAGCATTGGCTAAGGAGAGGCAAAAGAAAGACAATCACAACTTGA TTGAACGAAGAAGAAGATTTAATATTAATGATCGTATAAAAGAACTAGGCACTTTGATACCCAAGTCAAATGACCC GGATATGCGCTGGAATAAGGGAACGATTCTAAAAGCCTCGGTGGACTACATCCGTAAGCTGCAGAGAGAACAGCAACGCACGAAGGAGCTTGAGAACAGACAGAAGAAGTTGGAACATGCCAACAGGCACCTGCTGCTCAGAATACAG GAACTTGAGATGCAAGCTCGGGCACACGGACTGTCCCTTGTTCCATCTACAGGCCTTTGCTCCCCTGATATCGTCAACAGGGTCATCAAACAAGAACCTGTGCTGGACAACTGCAACCAAGACATCATGCCGCACCACACAGACCTGTCTTGCACTACCACCCTCGATCTCACTGACGGTACCATCACCTTCAGTGACAACCTCGGAAATGTGACTGAACCAACTGGCACTTACAGCGTTCCTGCAAAAATGGGATCCAAACTGGAAGATATCTTGATGGACGATACCCTCTCCCCTGTCGGAGTAACTGACCCGCTACTTTCCTCTGTGTCCCCTGGAGCATCGAAGACAAGTAGCAGGCGGAGCAGCGTGAGCATGGAGGACACCGATCATGCTTGTTAG
- the MITF gene encoding microphthalmia-associated transcription factor isoform X11, with protein sequence MLEMLEYNHYQVQTHLENPTKYHIQQAQRQQVKQYLSTTLANKHANQALSLPCPNQPGDHVMPPGTGSSAPNSPMAMLTLNSNCEKEGFYKFEEQSRVESECPALNTHSRASCMQMDDVIDDIISLESSYNEEILGLMDPALQMANTLPVSGNLIDLYGNQSMPPPGLNISNSCPANLPNIKRELTESEARALAKERQKKDNHNLIERRRRFNINDRIKELGTLIPKSNDPDMRWNKGTILKASVDYIRKLQREQQRTKELENRQKKLEHANRHLLLRIQELEMQARAHGLSLVPSTGLCSPDIVNRVIKQEPVLDNCNQDIMPHHTDLSCTTTLDLTDGTITFSDNLGNVTEPTGTYSVPAKMGSKLEDILMDDTLSPVGVTDPLLSSVSPGASKTSSRRSSVSMEDTDHAC encoded by the exons ATGCTGGAAATGCTTGAGTATAATCATTATCAG GTGCAGACTCACCTTGAGAATCCAACGAAGTACCATATTCAGCAAGCCCAGCGGCAGCAGGTAAAGCAGTACCTCTCTACCACTCTAGCAAATAAACATGCCAACCAAGCCCTGAGCTTGCCATGTCCAAACCAGCCCGGTGATCATGTCATGCCGCCTGGAACTGGAAGCAGCGCGCCCAACAGTCCAATGGCTATGCTTACCCTTAACTCCAACTGTGAAAAAGAG ggATTTTATAAATTTGAAGAGCAAAGCAGGGTTGAGAGTGAGTGCCCGGCTCTGAATACACACTCACGAGCATCATGCATGCAG ATGGATGATGTGATCGATGACATAATTAGTCTGGAGTCAAGTTACAATGAAGAAATCCTTGGCTTGATGGACCCAGCCCTGCAAATGGCAAATACG TTGCCTGTGTCTGGCAATTTGATTGACCTTTATGGCAACCAAAGCATGCCTCCTCCAGGACTAAACATCAGCAACTCATGTCCAGCTAATCTTCCTAATATAAAAAGGGAGCTCACAG AGTCAGAAGCGAGAGCATTGGCTAAGGAGAGGCAAAAGAAAGACAATCACAACTTGA TTGAACGAAGAAGAAGATTTAATATTAATGATCGTATAAAAGAACTAGGCACTTTGATACCCAAGTCAAATGACCC GGATATGCGCTGGAATAAGGGAACGATTCTAAAAGCCTCGGTGGACTACATCCGTAAGCTGCAGAGAGAACAGCAACGCACGAAGGAGCTTGAGAACAGACAGAAGAAGTTGGAACATGCCAACAGGCACCTGCTGCTCAGAATACAG GAACTTGAGATGCAAGCTCGGGCACACGGACTGTCCCTTGTTCCATCTACAGGCCTTTGCTCCCCTGATATCGTCAACAGGGTCATCAAACAAGAACCTGTGCTGGACAACTGCAACCAAGACATCATGCCGCACCACACAGACCTGTCTTGCACTACCACCCTCGATCTCACTGACGGTACCATCACCTTCAGTGACAACCTCGGAAATGTGACTGAACCAACTGGCACTTACAGCGTTCCTGCAAAAATGGGATCCAAACTGGAAGATATCTTGATGGACGATACCCTCTCCCCTGTCGGAGTAACTGACCCGCTACTTTCCTCTGTGTCCCCTGGAGCATCGAAGACAAGTAGCAGGCGGAGCAGCGTGAGCATGGAGGACACCGATCATGCTTGTTAG